A section of the Numida meleagris isolate 19003 breed g44 Domestic line chromosome 16, NumMel1.0, whole genome shotgun sequence genome encodes:
- the TNFSF15 gene encoding tumor necrosis factor ligand superfamily member 15, with amino-acid sequence MDHRAEITLEEASATRQASRMHIKEDLRRMRCAVLLCLLAVLLLALPIAYLLAGNLRAPTSCSQVVDERGSHFLKQRAVSAVTDTLPSAEKPRAHLTVKKQDPSSTTGRHLPILQWEDKRGLAFTKNNLSYSSNALVIPVSGDYYVYAQVTFRGPSDTSSKTNSVTAIITKVTDSYPEPTQLLTSTKTLSEERNNWFQPIYLGAVVSLEIGDKLMVNVSDIKLVDYTKEHKTFFGAFLL; translated from the exons ATGGATCACAGGGCTGAGATAACCCTGGAGGAGGCTTCGGCGACCCGCCAAGCCTCCAGGATGCACATCAAGGAGGACCTGAGGAGGATGCGCTGCGccgtgctgctctgcctgctggccgtgctgctgctggcgctgccCATCGCGTACCTGCTGGCCGGGAACCTGCGAGCacccacctcctgctcccag GTCGTGGACGAGAGAGGCTCTCACTTTCTGAAGCAGCGGGCAGTATCTGCTG ttACAGACACGCTTCCCAGTGCTGAGAAGCCAAGAGCGCACCTGACAG TGAAGAAACAAGATCCCTCCAGCACCACGGGAAGACATCTGCCAATCCTGCAGTGGGAAGACAAGCGAGGCTTGGCCTTTACCAAGAACAACCTGAGTTATTCCAGCAATGCACTGGTGATACCTGTGTCTGGGGATTACTATGTCTATGCTCAGGTCACTTTCCGAGGGCCCAGTGACACTTCAAGTAAAACCAATTCTGTCACTGCAATCATCACTAAAGTCACTGACAGCTACCCCGAGCCCACCCAGCTGCTCACCAGCACCAAGACCCTCAGTGAAGAAAGGAACAACTGGTTCCAGCCCATTTATCTGGGAGCTGTGGTTTCCTTAGAGATAGGAGACAAGCTAATGGTCAATGTTAGTGACATCAAGCTGGTGGATTACACTAAGGAGCACAAAACCTTCTTCGGTGCCTTTTTACTGTAG